CGTCCGATATACCCGGAATGGAGTCTTCGGCATTGGTGAGGCGGCACCGAACATCCGCTACAATGAGACCCCAGAAAGCACGATTGAATTGATTCAGAAAGCGATCCCAGTCGTTGAGCAATTTGATCCCTGGCATTTTGTCGACATGGGGTATGCAATTCGTGCGCTGGCTGAGGAACAGACAGCAGCAAAGTGTGCGATCGATATCGCCGTGATGGACTGGGTGGGCAAAAGTCTTGGCGTCCCATTATATCGCTATTTCGGATTGGACAAATCCAAAACGCCGATCACGACATTCAGTATTGGAATTGATACACCGCAGGTGATGCAGCAGAAGATTCGTGAAGCCGAGCAATTCCCTATTTTGAAAATTAAAGTGGGGCGCGATAATGATGAGGAAATTCTAAATGCGGTCCGTGCAGTGACTGATAAGCCGCTTCGTGTCGATGCCAATGAAGGCTGGAAAACGAAAGAGGAAGCCCTAGAAAAGATCCATTGGTTGGAGAAAATGGGTGTGGAATTTATTGAGCAGCCGCTGCCGGCAGCGATGTTGGAGGAGACCCGGTGGCTGCGCGAGCGCGTTACCATTCCCATTATTGCTGATGAGGCAGTGAAAAAAGCAGCAGATATCCCCAAATTGGCCACAGCTTACGATGGCATCAATATCAAGTTGATGAAAAGCGGCGGGATTCAAGAAGCGTTGCGCATGATCTGGATGGCGCGCTCGCTCGGTATGAAGGTCATGCTCGGATGTATGATCGAAAGCAGTTGTGCCATCGCGGCGGCAGCTCACATCAGTCCGCTGGTCGATTACGCCGATTTAGATGGCAATTTGCTGATATCGAATGATCCGTTCCGCGCTGTGATTGTGGATCGCGGACGGATGATCCTCCCAGATAAGCCGGGGTTGGGTTTGGAGGGCGAATTTTAGCTTTACAGCGATTGCGATGCGCCTGGTGCAATTGACTTTTGCGGGATAGGTGCAATCAACGCTTGTGCCAGGCGCCACCCATGGATAAAGGCTCAATAGAAACGTTTCAATTTCCCTTTGGCTTAAAAATAGGTCTGCTCCATTTCAAAGGGAGCTATCCGAAATTGGAATTTGAACATTTTTTCAATGAACTGGCCCCAAGAATTCGTAACATATCATGTTCACGAAATTCTTAGCTCAATATTAGAGATACATTTTTCAATTTGAATCCTGAACTCCAGCATCCCTGTAACATGATCGCGAGAGTTTGATCAACCAAAATTTTTCTTGACATTGTAAGAAAAAATGCTATTTTAGTCATCGAAGCGGTCAGGTCAAATGAGTTGATGAACCGATCGGACTTCGCATCCCTCCATTGTACATGATACAGCCAGCCGGTAAAGCTTTCAGATCAATGGTTCATCAGAAATTTGGCCTCAGGAAGCATCAATTCTGATCAGTATTTGTCGTCATCATCAATCTTCTCATCCTTCGCTCGGCAGCAACTCGTTTTTATATGCTCTATCGCAATCCAATATGCAAAAAGGAGTGGTGACATGGCAAATTTTTCGAAGATGGTCAAACTTAAAGATGATACCAACGTGTTGCTACGATTGATGGTCGAATCGGATTTGGATCAGCTATGTGAGTTCTATCGTTCCATTCCCGAGTCAGATCGACTTTTTCTGAGGATCGATGTGACGGATCGAGGCAATGTGGAGCGCCGGTTTGGCCGATTAAATTACGATATTGTCTATCCAATCCTGGCTTTGGTGGACAATCGGATCATCGGCATTGCTACTTTATTTCGCGCCGAATTTGGCTGGAAAAGGAACCTGGGCGAGGTGCGCGTGTTGATCGCACCAGAATTTCAGCGGAAAGGATTAGCCACGATTTTCATTCGAGAATTGTTCTTTCACGCGCTCAAAGCAAAAATTTATAAGCTGCAAGCGGAAATGATCGACAATCAGGAGTCGGCTATTGCTGCGTTCGAGCGATTGGGGTTTCGGGAGGAAGCAAGGCTAAAGAAGCATGTAACCGATATTCGCGGTCGCCGCCGCGATTTGGTGATCATGACGCTGGATATCGAAGATTTCTGGTACCTCATTGAAGATTTCGTCGAGAGCCGCGATTTTCGAATTCATTGATCGCTTGTGCTGGAAGTCATTATCTTTAAATCAATACCTTGCTCATTGAATTTGAAAGGTGGGATGTTCGCTCTGATAGCAGCAGAATCGTAGCGTGAGATTATTCGTGGGAACGCTCGACCAAATAACAATTTCTAATGGGCAAATAGTGACCGATCGCCAGTTTCTCAGAGAATAAACTTCCCGTGAAAATTAGAAAGGAGCAAAGCCATGGTCCAACGGCCCAATATTGTTCGGGGCATTCCGATGCTGTTGGTCCGCGCTATGCCAACCATATTATACTATGGCCGTTACTCAGGGCTACAGCCGAAAAAGGACGTTAAAAGCTATTTTGAGCAATACGTTCATTATTTGGCGCAGGCCATTGAATTAATGGGTCAGGCGATGGAGGACCCTTCGCTGTCTGGCACTGCGGAGCAAGCGCATCAGCTAAAAATGATCGCAACCAACCAAATTGAGTCCGCGCTGTTTCAGCTCTCGCGGACGCTATCAGGAATATTCTCCACTAAAAAAGAATTGACCCGAGAGAAATATGAGAGCCCAGGCGGCGCAAAGGAGCAGTTGGCAAGATTGTTTTGTTCATCAGTTTCCAGACCGCGCATCGCCGTGGTGGATACCAACAACGAGCTAGAGTGGGTTGAGAAATTATGCCTCACCCTTCGTGAAAGCTGCCTGTACGAAGCGCATAAAACTTATTCCAATTCAGAACATTATACGGACGATATCCTTGGCAGCGATTTTATTCTCTTCGCTTCGGCAGCTCCCCAGCATATTCATGAGGATGTCCAGGCGCTGAAAAATTATCAACGCCCGGGGCTGGTATTAGGTCAACTGACCAAAAATGAAAAAGTTGATCAACAGACCATTCGCAATGGGGCCTGGCTGCGAGGCCGCGGGTATGACGTGATCTTTAAACTGTTCTCCCCGTTGCGGCTCTTTACATCAATCGATAAGATTTACGTTCGGTTTTTAGCGCAACGCTGATCAAGCGCAAACAGAGACGGGTCTATCAAATACGGAATGTCAAACACAATATTCTAAACCACATTCATCTTTAACTTTTGATTCGGAGGAAGCATTTTTATGACCGTTGCTAAGGCCATCTGTCTTGTAGCGACTGTAGTGGGTATCTTAATCATCAGTTTTCCAGCTCTATTTCCGATGAGCGGGACCATATCGTCGATCATTTCGGCGGCGAGTGCGGTGCTGGTTGCTGTTGGCTCATATTTTTTTGCTTATTTGGGGCAAGGTGAAAAGATCGAAAAAATGGAGAAAAAGCATCAGCATAATATAGAGGTTCTGCAATCACAAATTGCAGATACTGGTTTAGATTTTTTTATCAAGCAATATGCAGAAGATTTGGTAGAGGTTCGTCTCATTCAGGATACGCTGAATGACATTTTAAAATACACTCAGGAAGAACCGATCAACGGCGAGGCGATCAAACAAGCGCTGCTGGGCATTCGGAGGCTGCATTTCAAAGGATTTCTTTCAAAGGCGGGGGAATTGCTCCATGCCGGTGGGCATGTGGAATTATTGAATCGGTTTTTGGGGCATTTGGAATCGATCCTCCACTCCCATCGCGAAATTCCCGATTCGCTCCGGGAGGAAATTCAACAGTTGAGAGAAATTCGGGAAACAGGGAAAAAGCGGTTGGCATGATCTATTGATCACGCTAAAAAATGAACAAATCAATGGCACGTGAATGCTATTTTTAGGGGGAGAAATTTCAATTTGACCATGTCACACATCATTTCCGGGAAAAACCCCGTCATCGAAGCCCTGCTGGCGGGACGACCGATCAACAAGATTTTTGTGGCCAGCAATATTAAATCCGGCTTGGATGCAAAACTTGTTCAATTAGCTCGTCGGCAGGGTATTCCAGTGCGGGAGGTCGATCGAAAGAAGCTGCAGGAACTGGCTGGGCATGAGAACACCCAAGGTGTGGTGGCTGTGTTGCTTGAGTATGGGTACAGCAGCGAGGAAACGATCTTCGAACGGGCGGCTCAGCGCCAGGAGCTGCCATTGATCGCGGTGCTCGATGAAATTCAGGACCCCCATAATTTGGGCGCCATAATTCGTTCGGCTGAGGCCTTTGGCTTTCATGGCGTGGTGATCCCCAAAGATCGCTCGGCCGGCCTGAGCGATACCGTGGCGAAAACCTCGGCCGGTGCCGTCGCTCATCTGCCGATCGTTCGGGTCACCAACCTGGCGCAGTGGCTGGAGAACATCAAGAGCCAGCAGATTTGGGTTGCTGGCGCCGATCAGCAGGCCGAGGTCAGTTTGTTTCATGCTGATCTGAATCGGGCGCTGGCGGTGGTCATCGGCAGCGAGGGCAAAGGCCTGCGGCGACTCGTGCGGGAGCGCTGCGATTTTCTGGTCCGCATCCCGATGGCGGGGCAGATCAACTCATTGAACGCCTCAGTGGCCGCCGCGCTGATTTTCTGCGAGGCAAGAAAACAGCGCGGATCAAACCCGTAATTGTTCCCGGCCTTAAACGATACTTCTCAATCGCTCGATCTCCTCGGCCAGGGCAGATTTCCCGTCGAAAGTCGCCACATCGGCGCTGAATGATGGGTTCAATTTCTTGACGAATGCAAGGCTCTGAGTGAAATCACCCAGGGCAAAATAGCAGGCCGCAATAACGAGATAGAGGTCTTTATAGCTGAGATTCCGATCGTGCGCGAACAGGTAATTTGAACTCAGACTCAGCGTTTTGTTGGCGCTGGAGATTGCTGAGCTATATTGCTTTTGCGCATAATAGACAAATGCCAGCCCTGCATGGACATCGACTAAAGAGGCATCGAGCGAGATCGCCTCATTAAAATTGAGAACCGCTGAAGACAAATTGGTCAATCGGGCATAGCACCAGCCAGCTCCACAATAGGCTTCGGCCGAAGTTTCGTTCCGTGAGATCGCCTGCTCAAATTTTTGCACTCCTAAAGTGTAATTGCCAGCTTCAAATTGTTCCCATCCGGCTTGGATTAATTCAGCGATCTGGCCATCGGAAATGTCGGTTCCGTGCTGAACTTCACATCCAATTATGCCCCCCAAACAGACGATGATTAAAAATATCCAAATTTGTCGCATAGATTTCAGCTCCTTCCCGCTACTTCACTAGCACCATTTTTCGATGCTCAGAGTATTTACCAGCCTCGATCGCATAAACATACAGCCCAGAGGCTACGGGTTGCCCATGATAATTGGTGCCGTCCCAGAAAAAGTGATGATCTCCAGCTTGCTGCGCCCCATCGAAGAGCACCTTCACCAATTCGCCATTCAAATTGAAAATCTTCAGCTTGACATGAGCTTCCTCTGGCAATCGATAGGCGATAGTCGTTCGAGTGTTAAAAGGATTCGGGTAGTTTTGCAGCAATTCGAACCTCTCTGGTAGTGTTGGGTTCGGTGGTGACTCTGGGTCATAAAATAGCCGAAATACCCCCAGCCGGTCAATGCTCGCAGATACGATATTATTAGCTGGGGCAATGGTGCAACTCAGCCTGTGCCAGGTGCTATCTTTCAATTGATAGATGGCGAGACGGGATTCATCCCAGCCCCCTATTGCGAGATCCTCATAAGTGAGCGTCAATGTCGCAGGTGTCGCAAAATGATAATCGGCTGGGCCAATCCGATAGGCTGGGCCAATGGCATTTGGCTCGTTATCGGTAGCGAGATCATTGAGCGGGATAATGGTGAAATAGCAGTCTTTCAAAAGACTATTTTGAGCTACGCTCAAGTTGGCTTGATCAAACTGAAAGCTCGCGGGCATGCCAGCTCTGAGCAGCTTCACGCCGAAATATTCGGTGAGGGTTGTGCTGGATCCCCCTAAAACCGTAGCAGTAATTTTGAGCGTTGCTGTTCCGCTGGTTACAAATTGATACTCACCTTTGAATATCCGCGGCTCGATAGGGTTCATGGTGATGCTACTGATCGGGGCACTGCCGAGCTGGATTGTGGCTGTGGGATTTCCCACCAGATCGTATTTCGATATCAAATAGAAGTCGATGTATTGGGACAAAGCTGGGTTCTGAAAAATTGAAACGGTGAACTGTTTTTCTGTTAATTGGCCGGTGATAAATTTAAAAGAGGATCGAGCATCAATTTTGCCGTAGCCCCATTTGTTATTGGGAACGGTCTGCGTATTAACATCGGTCCTTGGGCTGGCGATGATCGCCTGCCGGATCTGGTTGGGAGTGAGCTGTGCATTTTTTTGGAGCATGAGCGCGATGAGGCCGGAAACGTGCGGTGCGGCGAAACTGGTGCCTTTGGAAACAGCGTGTTTGCCATCCTGACAGATATAGCCATTTGGCAAGCTGTTATTCCCAGTTTTAAAGATCGAGTATTCGCTGGATGGGCTCGCATCGGCCGAGTAGCTGGCAGCGATCATCTCGCCTGGGGCGCTGATTTCCGGCTTGGTCCGGCCATCTCGCGTCGGGCCGGGGCTGGAAAAGCTCGAGGCTTGACCAATCACTAAACTCGGGAAACCCACGGAATTGCCATCGAGATCGATCCAATTGCGTTTGGTGATATAGCTGCCAACCGTGATGGCATAAAAGGCGGTTCCCGGTGTGCCTAAAATCATTGTGGGGTCGATGTTGGACGTTAGCTTCACATCTTCCATTGAGGCGCCAGCCAGCCAAAGATCGAACCGACCGGCTGAACCGATGACTGTGATCTTCCATTCCCCAGATTTTGGCGGTTTATTGGCATCGAAATCATAGATCTGGATCAAAATCTGTTTATCCCCATTGAGGTTGCTGGGGCCAGATTTGGCGTTGGAAATATAGATCGTTCCATCATCGGTTCTGAATGCGCCCTCACGACCACTGGAGATCGGTCCTTGAGTCGTTCCGCTCGGAGTCACGATCTTAACAGAGTAATTGTAGATCGCTTTGTACCAGCCCTCGAACACGATGTAATCGTCGATCTTGTCTGGCTTCGGTGTATAACTTGGGACTGAAAACCTTGTTTCGATCTCGCTAATACCAGCTCCAAAAGTCCCACTTGCGTGAATATTCTGGTCAGCCTCGTTACCAGCAGAAACCACAACCGCTTTGCAGCGGCCGTTCGGGGTGGTGAGCAAGTTATCAATCGCCTGCTCACTCAAATCCTTGCCATCGTGAGGTCCTTGGCTGCCGCCGAAACTCAAGTTAATTATATAAGGCCGATTCAACGCGCGGGCGACGCTGTCGACAAAAGCGATGCCATTCAAATAATCAGTTGTCTCGAAGTTAAAACCACCTGGCTCACGGGTAGCCTTGATGATGATCAGATCAGCTTCTGGCGCAACTCCCACATAGGTGCCAGCAGGAACACGATTGCCAAAGGCGCGACCGTTTCCAGCCGCGGTGCCAGCCACGTGAGTCCCGTGGCCAACCAAATCTTTGTGGTTGATTTGGCCAACCCCATTCAGCGCGTTATTGATCTGCGCTTCCGTGTACAGGGTTGTGCCCCATTTGAACGGACCATCCAATTGCCCGTCTCCGTTCACGTCCCCAGGAACGCTGAAATCCAGAATCGCGATGATACGCGTCGTCCCATCGGGCTTACGAAAATCCTGATGTCGCCAATCGATTCCAGTATCAATAATCCCGATAATAACCCCTTTTCCAGTAACGGCGTGCTGATTTCGCACCTCGGGGACACCGATCTCTGGTATACTGACATCATTATGAAGCTTCAGGACGCGAGAAGCCTGCAGGTAACGCACTTGAGGATGATTCGCCAAGGATTCAATCTGTTCCAAAGGAACCTGGGCGGTTACAATATCACCGATTCGGGATTGCACCAGAACGTCAAATTGGCTCAAGGTTATGTTATCCAGTGCAGTTTTGATCAATAAATTAAGGCGAGTCGCTTCTGGGAAATGGGAATGACCTGTGAGATGCTGATAGATCATTGCTCTGGTCTCTGGTTGTTCCATCATCAGCGCAATATAAGGGTCGATTTTGGCTGTGTTGGAGGAAGTGAACTCTTTCGACCATCCAGCACCTGCAGAGCTCACTAATCCGATAGCAACCAGATAAACAAGCACGCGAGTGATCATATTGTGACTCCTCAAAATTTCTGGATTTGCCCGGAGGAATCCGGGGGTTGAATTTTCAACTGTCGCGAGCCCTGAATGGATTCGACAAAGCGCATTTTCGCTAAATCATAAAGCGATCGGGCTGGCAACTTGGCAGTGTAAATTTGACCAATATTCGCCATGATCTCAATGCCTTGTTTCTTGAGCACCTCGCGATGAAGGTCAGTCAGTGGTTCGATTGATTTGAATACCACAGAGATTGTTTGATCCAATTGGCGCTGTTCGTGCAACGCTTTCACTTGTAACCGCAGGTCAGCATCGAGCTTCTGCTCAACCTCTGGATCCCGACACGATTGAATCGCGGTGAAAATCATCAGAAGCAGAGCTATTGATATTGAATGGGGGGAATTCACTGTCTGTCACCTCCAATAGGTTTGTATTCGTAAGCTTGGTAGTGAGGCTCGCCAAAAAAGCAAGCATCACCTTACAAAGCTTTAAACAATTTCTAAGGAAGAAAGATTCAAAGATGGGAGAAAATACCAACAAGATAAAAATTAAAAAAACGCGCCAATGGCCGCTATGCTATGCATGGCATACTTTGCCCAAGACCTGGTTATGTTCAAATCTGTACTAGATGAATATAGACATACTTTTATCAATTTCAAAGGAAAATTTATGAAATGTTTTTTGATTTATGAAGCAAATGCTGACTTGCGATCTAGGCCATGGAAGAATAGCAAGGAGACAAAAATCATGATCGACATATCATCGTAACAAGAATCACAGATTATCGGAGATGAGATAAGAGAATCATTTCTTGTTTTTGAAACATGATAAGATCCTTCGTTATGAGCCCCTGCATTAAAAATAGTCTGCAAAATTTGGGAGATACGATAGGATTATTTTTGGAATTGGTATGGTGTTGGTATAATTAGTTTTTTTAAAAGCGGAGATAAAGATAATTGAATCGAAGCTGTGGGGATAACGGTTGCTGTTGTGAACTGGCTACCAAGCGACAGAGATTTTCCAGCGTTGACCAAAAGGGCCGTTAATGAATACATATCCTTTTTCCCTGCCATGGCGATAAATAGCAGCAAGGTCTTTTGCTATTTGAATGGTCGTTTTTTTGACTTGTTCAACTTGGCCGTGCTGAAATAGTCGCGCCATCTTCATCGGATCGGTTGGGCGCTTTATTTCAAGCGTGCTGAACAACAGATCGTCGAGCTCGGTCTTGCGGCCGATCTTTCGAGAAACTTCATCCAGCATATCGATTCGTTCAATTCGATTTAAATCGAAGCTTTGATAGCCAGCCAAGAGGCGAAACACGAACTTTTCAAGGTGACAGCCGACGAGCCGGTGGGCAGCGGTAAGAATGTCGATGCATGCCATGATCTCAGCTTCAGAATAGACCGAAATTCGATCCCTTTGATAATCGTACAGCGCCACAAACGCAATCCCCATGCGGGAAATGTTTTTCTTGCCTCCTACATCTTCATAGGTCCTCTGTGGCTGCGCTTGAATGACATAAACTGTGCTGTTTTGCTGGCTGGCAGCCTTCGACAGCTCGCTGCAGCTAATCATACTTGCTTCTGGTAAATTCGATAGGTCTTATAAATCTTCGCTCCGATATTGCGAAGCGCTGTGTTCATTGGGTCGTTGTTTTCCAAAATCCAGGAAAATTCACCCCAATGATAACCTTTGGCAATCCCGCGACGATAGGTTTCCAAATAAAAAACCGAATCAATCCCTTTGCCTCGATACTCTTGAATGACACCCATAATGATGACCCGCAGTCGGTTAATTTTTCGACTATGGTATAAGAGCTTGAAAATGCCGAATGGAAAAAGCCGACCATTCAGCTTGATCAACGCCTGATTGATATCTGGAACAGCGAGCGAAAATCCGACCGGCCTGCCATCGACCTCTGCAAAAAATACGATATCAGGATCGATGATGGGTTTCAATTCCTCGGCAATATAATCGATCTCATGATCGGTTAACGGCACAAACCCCCAATTTTTCTCCCAAGCGTGGTTGTAAACATATTTGACTTTTTCGATCTCTTGTTCCAGGTTTTTCTTATTAATAGTTCGAAACGTGACCTGGCTCCGACATTTGATCCGTTCCACTACGCGGATCACGCGGTCTGAGATCGGCGTATTTTTATCCATGCAATATGCCCAGAGGTCCATGGCTTTGGTAAAACCATATCGCTCGAGATAGTCTTTGTAGTAAGGGGGATTATGAGCCATCATGATAACTGGCGGCGTATCGAAACCGTCGACCAAAAGGCCACACACCTCGTTCTGGGAATAATTTTCTGGGCCACGGATATAATCCAAATTCTTTTCTCGGGCCCAATCCATAACCCGATCCAGCAGCGCTTGCGCGACCGCATAATCGGGCACGGTTTCAAAAAAGCCGAAAAATCCAACGTTTTCGTGATGCACTTCATTATGACGATTGTTCAAAATCGCAACGATTGTCCCAACGGCCTCTTTCCCACGACGGGCGATGAAAAAATCTGCACTGGAGTGTTCAAAGAATGGATGCTTTTTTTTGTTGAAGGTTGCTTTCTGTTGGCTGATCAGCGGCGGCACCCAATTCGGATCTCCTTTGTATATTTTCCAGGGCAGCAGAATGAAATCTTTCAGATCTCGTTTGGATACGACCGGATGAACACTAATTTGATCGGGCATCATCTTTCTCCTTCAAGGTTAATCAACCAAGTCCGAGCGTTTGAGTTGCCGATTGAAAAACGACCGAAGACGCCAACCCGATTGGAAACCCAAGATACAACAGCTCAAGAAAAAGTGGCGGGCTACCTGGAGCCCCGCCACCGATTTATGGGGATCTTTATTGTTTATGGTCAGATCTGCAAATCATTCTTTAAATCATTTTTTGGTGTAACATCATCAGGCAATTACACCGCTTAGTTTCCCGACTTTATAGAAAGTTTCTAACACATAATCCAGCTCTGCATCAGTGTGGGTGGCCATGTAGCTGGTTCGGATCAACTGGCGCCCAGGTTCTACCGCTGGGCTGATTACTGGATTAGCGAACACCCCGTTCTCATATAACAACTTCCAGAAATAGAACGTCTTCATGTCATCGCCGATGATGATGGGGATGATCGGTGTTTCGGAGAGGCCGGTGTCATACCCCATTTCGGTGAGCCCTTGTTTCATTTTTCGGGTATTTTTCCAGAGCCGTTCCAAGCGCTCTGGTTCTGCGATGAGGATATCCACGGCTTTGCTTACAGTAGCCACGGCGGATGGGGGCATACTGGCGGAGAAGATGAATGACCGCGCATGATGTTTAATGTAATCGATGACTTTGCGCTCCCCGGCAATGAATCCGCCGATCGAAGCAAAGGATTTGCTGAATGTTCCCATGATGAGATCGATATCGTCTGTTAACCCAAAATGCTCGCCAGTTCCGCGGCCCGTCTTTCCCAAAACGCCGCACGAATGGGCATCGTCTATCATGATGCGGGCATTGTATTTTTTGGCCGCTTTGACAAGCTCGGGCAATTTAACTATATCGCCTTCCATGCTGAATACTCCGTCGGTAACGATCAGATGGCCGCTCGAATCGCTACCATTCTTGCTCAATTGCCGCTCCAGATCTTCCATGTCGTTATGCTTGTAGCGGACGACCTTACCAAAGGTTAAACGGCAGCCATCGATAATACTGGCATGGTTGGCCCGGTCACTGAAAATGATATCGTCCTTGCCAACGATCGCTGAAATCGTGCCCTGATTGGTTTGAAACCCAGTGGAGAAAACCAGCGCTGATTCTTTGCCAACAAAATTGGCCAATTTCTCCTCCAGCTCTTCATGAAGCGTCAATGTGCCATTGAGATAGCGGGATCCAGTGCATCCCGACCCAAATCGTTCCAATGCCTCGATCGCTGCTTGTTTGACACGAGGGTCTTGAGTGAGACCAAGATAGTTGTTCGAGCCGATCATGACGAACTGGCGACCATCAATCATCACGCTCGAGCCAGCTCCAGATTGGATCGCTTTGAAGTAAGGATAATAACCCTGAGCTCTGGCTTCATCCGCTCGGGTAAACTTATAGCATTTTTCAAATAGGTCCAATTCCTCTCTCCTTATTCAAGTTCATCCTGATTTAAAAAT
This region of candidate division KSB1 bacterium genomic DNA includes:
- a CDS encoding dipeptide epimerase, with the translated sequence MLLSRKQFLKATSQALMGLGLMNISFLKMGRKPKNNATIGGTMLEYKVKQLNLTHTWTISRNSADVKNNVFVRYTRNGVFGIGEAAPNIRYNETPESTIELIQKAIPVVEQFDPWHFVDMGYAIRALAEEQTAAKCAIDIAVMDWVGKSLGVPLYRYFGLDKSKTPITTFSIGIDTPQVMQQKIREAEQFPILKIKVGRDNDEEILNAVRAVTDKPLRVDANEGWKTKEEALEKIHWLEKMGVEFIEQPLPAAMLEETRWLRERVTIPIIADEAVKKAADIPKLATAYDGINIKLMKSGGIQEALRMIWMARSLGMKVMLGCMIESSCAIAAAAHISPLVDYADLDGNLLISNDPFRAVIVDRGRMILPDKPGLGLEGEF
- a CDS encoding GNAT family N-acetyltransferase, with product MANFSKMVKLKDDTNVLLRLMVESDLDQLCEFYRSIPESDRLFLRIDVTDRGNVERRFGRLNYDIVYPILALVDNRIIGIATLFRAEFGWKRNLGEVRVLIAPEFQRKGLATIFIRELFFHALKAKIYKLQAEMIDNQESAIAAFERLGFREEARLKKHVTDIRGRRRDLVIMTLDIEDFWYLIEDFVESRDFRIH
- the rlmB gene encoding 23S rRNA (guanosine(2251)-2'-O)-methyltransferase RlmB, giving the protein MSHIISGKNPVIEALLAGRPINKIFVASNIKSGLDAKLVQLARRQGIPVREVDRKKLQELAGHENTQGVVAVLLEYGYSSEETIFERAAQRQELPLIAVLDEIQDPHNLGAIIRSAEAFGFHGVVIPKDRSAGLSDTVAKTSAGAVAHLPIVRVTNLAQWLENIKSQQIWVAGADQQAEVSLFHADLNRALAVVIGSEGKGLRRLVRERCDFLVRIPMAGQINSLNASVAAALIFCEARKQRGSNP
- a CDS encoding tetratricopeptide repeat protein, which codes for MRQIWIFLIIVCLGGIIGCEVQHGTDISDGQIAELIQAGWEQFEAGNYTLGVQKFEQAISRNETSAEAYCGAGWCYARLTNLSSAVLNFNEAISLDASLVDVHAGLAFVYYAQKQYSSAISSANKTLSLSSNYLFAHDRNLSYKDLYLVIAACYFALGDFTQSLAFVKKLNPSFSADVATFDGKSALAEEIERLRSIV
- a CDS encoding S8 family serine peptidase, whose amino-acid sequence is MITRVLVYLVAIGLVSSAGAGWSKEFTSSNTAKIDPYIALMMEQPETRAMIYQHLTGHSHFPEATRLNLLIKTALDNITLSQFDVLVQSRIGDIVTAQVPLEQIESLANHPQVRYLQASRVLKLHNDVSIPEIGVPEVRNQHAVTGKGVIIGIIDTGIDWRHQDFRKPDGTTRIIAILDFSVPGDVNGDGQLDGPFKWGTTLYTEAQINNALNGVGQINHKDLVGHGTHVAGTAAGNGRAFGNRVPAGTYVGVAPEADLIIIKATREPGGFNFETTDYLNGIAFVDSVARALNRPYIINLSFGGSQGPHDGKDLSEQAIDNLLTTPNGRCKAVVVSAGNEADQNIHASGTFGAGISEIETRFSVPSYTPKPDKIDDYIVFEGWYKAIYNYSVKIVTPSGTTQGPISSGREGAFRTDDGTIYISNAKSGPSNLNGDKQILIQIYDFDANKPPKSGEWKITVIGSAGRFDLWLAGASMEDVKLTSNIDPTMILGTPGTAFYAITVGSYITKRNWIDLDGNSVGFPSLVIGQASSFSSPGPTRDGRTKPEISAPGEMIAASYSADASPSSEYSIFKTGNNSLPNGYICQDGKHAVSKGTSFAAPHVSGLIALMLQKNAQLTPNQIRQAIIASPRTDVNTQTVPNNKWGYGKIDARSSFKFITGQLTEKQFTVSIFQNPALSQYIDFYLISKYDLVGNPTATIQLGSAPISSITMNPIEPRIFKGEYQFVTSGTATLKITATVLGGSSTTLTEYFGVKLLRAGMPASFQFDQANLSVAQNSLLKDCYFTIIPLNDLATDNEPNAIGPAYRIGPADYHFATPATLTLTYEDLAIGGWDESRLAIYQLKDSTWHRLSCTIAPANNIVSASIDRLGVFRLFYDPESPPNPTLPERFELLQNYPNPFNTRTTIAYRLPEEAHVKLKIFNLNGELVKVLFDGAQQAGDHHFFWDGTNYHGQPVASGLYVYAIEAGKYSEHRKMVLVK
- a CDS encoding GNAT family N-acetyltransferase, producing MPDQISVHPVVSKRDLKDFILLPWKIYKGDPNWVPPLISQQKATFNKKKHPFFEHSSADFFIARRGKEAVGTIVAILNNRHNEVHHENVGFFGFFETVPDYAVAQALLDRVMDWAREKNLDYIRGPENYSQNEVCGLLVDGFDTPPVIMMAHNPPYYKDYLERYGFTKAMDLWAYCMDKNTPISDRVIRVVERIKCRSQVTFRTINKKNLEQEIEKVKYVYNHAWEKNWGFVPLTDHEIDYIAEELKPIIDPDIVFFAEVDGRPVGFSLAVPDINQALIKLNGRLFPFGIFKLLYHSRKINRLRVIIMGVIQEYRGKGIDSVFYLETYRRGIAKGYHWGEFSWILENNDPMNTALRNIGAKIYKTYRIYQKQV
- a CDS encoding aminotransferase class I/II-fold pyridoxal phosphate-dependent enzyme encodes the protein MDLFEKCYKFTRADEARAQGYYPYFKAIQSGAGSSVMIDGRQFVMIGSNNYLGLTQDPRVKQAAIEALERFGSGCTGSRYLNGTLTLHEELEEKLANFVGKESALVFSTGFQTNQGTISAIVGKDDIIFSDRANHASIIDGCRLTFGKVVRYKHNDMEDLERQLSKNGSDSSGHLIVTDGVFSMEGDIVKLPELVKAAKKYNARIMIDDAHSCGVLGKTGRGTGEHFGLTDDIDLIMGTFSKSFASIGGFIAGERKVIDYIKHHARSFIFSASMPPSAVATVSKAVDILIAEPERLERLWKNTRKMKQGLTEMGYDTGLSETPIIPIIIGDDMKTFYFWKLLYENGVFANPVISPAVEPGRQLIRTSYMATHTDAELDYVLETFYKVGKLSGVIA